TGCCCGCCGGTGATCCGCACCCCCGCCGCCATCGGCGCCAGCGCGTCGCCGGCCCGGATCGCCGGACCCGCCTTGGCGTGGAAGTTCTGAAAAAGCTGCCATCGCGGCCGCGCCGTCATCGGGCGTGCGGTCCTGCTCCCTGCTGATCAACAAAGCCAGATACTGCATGTGTCTCACCTCCGGCAGTGAGCGAAACCCTGATGTTCCACTCTCTACCTGTCCGACGAACGGCGCCCGGCGAATCCGACAGCCGGCCGGAGAAATCTAGGCGCTGACCGCCCCCGGCTTGAGGTAGGTGACCAGGCTGCAGTCGAGCATCTCGTCGTCGAAGTAGTGCTCGCAACCCCGCAGGTACTTCATGTACCGGTCGTACACCTCTTGCGAGGTCACCTCGATCGCCTTTTCCCGGTTCGCCTCCAGGGTGTTACCCCAGATGTGCAGGGTTTTGACGTAGTGCGACCGCAATGAGACAGGTTCGGGGACAACGAAACCGGCCTTCTCGCCGTGCTCGACCATCATCTCGGTGGTCGGCAGCCGGCCGCCCGGGAAAATCTCGGTGATGATGAATTTGATGAAGCGCACGGTCTCGAAGGTGAGCTTCTTACCCCGAGCGTGCATGTTGTACGGGTGGTAACTGACGCTGCTTTGGATGATCATCCGGCCGTCGTCGGGCAGGATGTCGAAACAGCGCTTGAAGAAGTCGTCGTAGTTCTCGTGCCCGAAGTGTTCGAATGCCTCGATCGACACGATCCGGTCAACGGGTTCGTGGAAGTCTTCCCAGCCGTGCAGCAGCACCCGACGCGACCGGTCGGTGTCGATGGAGTCCAGCACCTGCTGACTGCGGGCGTGCTGGTTCTTGGACAGCGTCAACCCGATGACATTGACGTCGTACTTCTCGACGGCGCGCTTCATCGTGTTGCCCCACCCGCAGCCGATATCCAGCAGCGTCATCCCCGGCTTGAGGTCCAGTTGGTCCAGGTTCAGGTCGACTTTGGCGATCTGGGCCTCTTGCAGAGAGATGTCCGGCGGCTCGAAGTATGCGCAGCTGTAGGTTCGCGTCGGGTCCTGAAACAGGGCGAAGAAGTCGTCGGAGACGTCGTAGTGCGCCTGGATGTCCTCGAACTGTGTCGGCTTGGTCGCGACGTCGTGGGATTTCTCGGCCATTAGCGGTGGTGTTCTCCTGGTGATGTGGCATTGCCGCGTCGCGCGCACGCGTCTCAAGTCATTGACGTGCAACCCTACCCGATCTGGCAGGTCAGCTGATCGGTTCGGGGCTGCCGCCGATGCCCGTCTGTGACACCGGAAAGTCTACTTCTGCAGGGTGAAGTGGTGGCAGTCGATGTAGCCGATCCGGAAGGACTTGGCAGAGCCGGTCAGGTATTTCATGTACCGCTCATAGATTTCCTCGGACTGGAGCTCGATGGCCGCTTCCCGGTTGGCTTCCAGGGCTTCGGCCCACAGGTCCAGCGTCCGGGCGAAGTGCAGCTGCAGCGATTCCACGTGGGTCACCGAGAACCCGGCCTTGGTCGCGTGCTCCTGGACCTTCTCGATCGACGGCAGCCGGCCGCCGGGGAAGATGTCGGTCACGATGAACTTGATGAACCGCGCCATCTCGAACGTGACGGGCATGCCTCGCTCGACGATCTGGCCGCCGGTCAGTCCGGTGATCGAGTGCAGCAGCATCACCCCGTCCGCCGGCAGGGCGTTGTAGACGAACTTGAAGAAGTCGTCGTAACGCTGGAAACCGAAATGCTCCAGCGCCTCGATGGTGATGATCCGGTCCACCTGCCCGTCGAAGTCCGCCCAGTCGCTCAGCAGCACCTGGTGCGTGCGGTTGGTGTCGACCTGGTCGAGCAGCTGCTGGCAGTAGGCGTGCTGATTCTTGGACAGCGTCACCCCGACCACGTTGACGTCGTACTTCTCCAGCGCCCGCTTCATGGTCGAACCCCAGCCACAGCCGATGTCGAGCAACGTCATGCCCGGCTCGAGTCCCAGCTTGCCCAGCGCCAGGTCCAGCTTGGCGATCTGGGCTTCCTCCAACGTCATGTCGTCGCGCTCGAAATAGGCGCAGCTGTAGGTCCGGGTGGGATCGGTGAACAGCTCGAAGAATTCGTTGGAGATGTCGTAGTGCGCCTGGACGTCGTCGTTGTTCTCTCGCCTGCTTCGGGCGCGAGTCAAGTTGTTAGACATTTGCCCTCCCGATGGGACCTGACCATCCCCCCGCGAGGTGGCCATCTCGGCACCCTACACGCGTGCTCGGGGCAACGTTCGTATCTGAAGGCCCCGGATGCCGCATTTTTCGAATTAGACCTACCAGACGTCACTTTGGTCTCTTTACTTCTCCAGCGTGAACTGGTTGACGTCGATGTATCCCACCCGGAACGCATCGGCACAACCGGTCAGATACTTCATGTATCGGTCGTAGACCTCTTCGGACTGCACCTTGATCGCCTCGTCCCGATGAGCCTGCAGCGCTTCGGCCCAAAGATCGAGGGTCCGCGCGTAGTGCGGTTGCAACGACTGGCGACGGGTCAGCTTGAAACCGGCCTTCGACGAGTGCTCCTCGACCTTCTCGATCGACGGCAGCCGGCCGCCGGGGAAGATCTCGGTCACGATGAACTTGATGAAGCGGGCCATCTCGAACGTCAGCGGCATGCCTCGCTCGATCATCTGATCCGGAATCAGCGCGGTGATGGTGTGCAGCAGCATCACGCCGTCATCGGGCAGCACCCGGGCGGCCAGCGCGAAGAAGTCGTCGTAGCGGTCGAAGCCGAAATGCTCGAACGCGCCGATCGACACGATCCGGTCGACGGGTTCGTCGAAGCGCTCCCAGCCTTCCAGCAGCACCCGCTTGGTCCGCGGCGAGTCCAGCTCATCGAACGACTTCTGGACGTGGGTGGCCTGGTTCTTCGACAACGTCAGGCCGACGACGTTGACGTCGTACTTCTCGATCGCGCGGCGCATCGTGGCACCCCAGCCGCACCCGACGTCCAGCAGAGTCATACCGGGCTGGAGTCGGAGTTTGCCCAGCGCCAGGTCGATCTTGGCGATCTGAGCTTCCTCCAGAGTCATGTCGTCGCGCTCGAAATAGGCGCAGCTGTACGTCTGGGTCGGGTCCAGGAAAAGCCGGAAGAAGTCGTCGGACAGGTCGTAGTGCGCCTGCACGTCGTCGAAGTGCGGTTTCAGCTTCTGAGCCATGATGCCTTTCCGGAACCCCGAAGGCCCCACGATCGCATGCCGAAGTCGTGCCTGATTTCATGCGAGCCCCCCGGCGCATGCCGCAGGCATCTTATCCGACACGACGTCGCATCGCTAAACCACGGCAGTGTCTTGCCAGGTGAAAGGGGTGGCCGCTACTTCGTCAGGGTGTACTGAGCGACGTTGGACAAACCCTTGCGGAAAAGGCCTGCGCAGCCGGTCAGATAACGCATGAAACGGTCGTAGACCTCTTGCGACTGGATTTCGATGGCGCGCTCGCGGTTGGCTTCCAAATTGGCCGCCCACATGTCCAATGTCCGCGCGTAATGCGGCTGCAGGTATTGGATTTGCTCG
The nucleotide sequence above comes from Mycobacterium kiyosense. Encoded proteins:
- the mmaA4 gene encoding hydroxymycolate synthase MmaA4, translating into MAEKSHDVATKPTQFEDIQAHYDVSDDFFALFQDPTRTYSCAYFEPPDISLQEAQIAKVDLNLDQLDLKPGMTLLDIGCGWGNTMKRAVEKYDVNVIGLTLSKNQHARSQQVLDSIDTDRSRRVLLHGWEDFHEPVDRIVSIEAFEHFGHENYDDFFKRCFDILPDDGRMIIQSSVSYHPYNMHARGKKLTFETVRFIKFIITEIFPGGRLPTTEMMVEHGEKAGFVVPEPVSLRSHYVKTLHIWGNTLEANREKAIEVTSQEVYDRYMKYLRGCEHYFDDEMLDCSLVTYLKPGAVSA
- the cmaB gene encoding methoxy mycolic acid synthase MmaA3; this translates as MSNNLTRARSRRENNDDVQAHYDISNEFFELFTDPTRTYSCAYFERDDMTLEEAQIAKLDLALGKLGLEPGMTLLDIGCGWGSTMKRALEKYDVNVVGVTLSKNQHAYCQQLLDQVDTNRTHQVLLSDWADFDGQVDRIITIEALEHFGFQRYDDFFKFVYNALPADGVMLLHSITGLTGGQIVERGMPVTFEMARFIKFIVTDIFPGGRLPSIEKVQEHATKAGFSVTHVESLQLHFARTLDLWAEALEANREAAIELQSEEIYERYMKYLTGSAKSFRIGYIDCHHFTLQK
- the mmaA2 gene encoding cyclopropane mycolic acid synthase MmaA2, with translation MAQKLKPHFDDVQAHYDLSDDFFRLFLDPTQTYSCAYFERDDMTLEEAQIAKIDLALGKLRLQPGMTLLDVGCGWGATMRRAIEKYDVNVVGLTLSKNQATHVQKSFDELDSPRTKRVLLEGWERFDEPVDRIVSIGAFEHFGFDRYDDFFALAARVLPDDGVMLLHTITALIPDQMIERGMPLTFEMARFIKFIVTEIFPGGRLPSIEKVEEHSSKAGFKLTRRQSLQPHYARTLDLWAEALQAHRDEAIKVQSEEVYDRYMKYLTGCADAFRVGYIDVNQFTLEK